A single Pirellulales bacterium DNA region contains:
- a CDS encoding lysophospholipid acyltransferase family protein, with amino-acid sequence MTATLLAALAKLLSGASVRWIDCQPDTCQRVYFANHTSHLDALVVWAALPHEVRMLTRPVAAKDYWEGGRLRRYLATRVFDALLIDRKDIKVHQSPVDLMIREIGETKSLIVFPEGSRGTDGIGEFKSGLYYLSKKRPDLELVPVHIDNLNRVLPRGEFLPVPLLSCISFGPPMWLESGEPKADFLLRAREAVRRLKEV; translated from the coding sequence ATGACCGCGACATTATTGGCCGCCCTCGCCAAATTGCTCAGCGGGGCCAGCGTTCGCTGGATCGATTGCCAGCCCGACACTTGCCAGCGCGTCTATTTCGCGAATCATACGAGCCATCTCGATGCCTTGGTCGTGTGGGCCGCCTTGCCGCACGAGGTGCGAATGCTCACCCGGCCTGTCGCCGCCAAGGATTACTGGGAAGGAGGCCGGTTGCGGCGGTATCTGGCCACTCGGGTATTCGATGCCCTACTGATCGACCGCAAGGACATCAAGGTACACCAAAGCCCGGTGGATCTGATGATCCGCGAAATCGGCGAAACCAAGTCGCTGATCGTGTTTCCCGAAGGAAGCCGGGGCACCGACGGCATCGGCGAGTTCAAAAGCGGGCTATATTATCTCAGCAAGAAACGGCCCGATTTGGAGTTGGTTCCGGTGCATATCGACAATCTGAACCGAGTTTTGCCGCGCGGCGAATTCTTGCCGGTGCCGCTGCTGAGTTGCATCAGCTTTGGTCCCCCGATGTGGCTTGAATCGGGAGAGCCCAAGGCGGATTTCCTGCTCCGGGCACGGGAAGCCGTGCGCCGCTTGAAGGAAGTCTGA